One stretch of Arachis hypogaea cultivar Tifrunner chromosome 20, arahy.Tifrunner.gnm2.J5K5, whole genome shotgun sequence DNA includes these proteins:
- the LOC112785084 gene encoding putative disease resistance RPP13-like protein 1, translated as MVLELVGGAFLGAVFNVLLERIASPEVLSFLKGKKMNNRLLKKLKLILLSVHGVLDDAEGKQITNPAVKEWLDELKDAAYEADDLLDEIYTRSKYGAAEVCNFDFNSWSSFENEVEEKMEEIIEKLEFIAKQKDFLGLTGDIGVKIPQKTPTTSIVEGSNVYGRDDDKEFMIKLLFDVENGDNKIGVVPIVGMAGIGKTTLAQLVYNDVRVKEHFDLRAWVCVSEDFDIFKITETLLEILTMCNHAIRDLDSLQVELKRRLKGKKYLFVLDDMWNENYDDWDMLRSLLQYGAHGSKIIVTTRSERVASIMQTIPSYHLGYLSDEDCWMLFAKHAFDYRSSDTYKILEGIGKSIAKKCKGLPLAAKTLGGLLRSKTDVKEWDNILKNEIWELSDRKSNILPALRLSYYYLPSHLKRCFAYCSIFPKGYEFDREELILLWMAENLLKEPKRNRRLEEVGDEYFHELVARSFFQQSRHNGSLFVMHDLINDLAKYVSGKFCIRLENNLDEDAGERTRHLSQIIANRYPSINFDAFQKASGLHTFLQLSLVDPPICLFNKVPKDLFMKLRRLRVLSLVGARGSLNELLHFIAKLRHLRYLDVSQTQIKKLPGSICTLYNLQTLKAARCPHLTELPRNMHCLVNLRYLDISFSRLERMPLHMSKLKSLQKLSNFFVSKESASSIGELGELSHLRGSLMIQNIKNVVDPKDAMKASLKDKRNLDKLTFDWGRSADTENSQHEKNILEKLQPNTNLEALEIVHYTGTQFPTWLGDPSFFHLVSLSLNHCKYCHILPSLGQLPYLKELHISKFKELVSIGPEFYGVSGCTGNQHFPSLEILTFYGMPAWEKWIHAGESEGCKVFPCLRELHLEECPQLSGDLPTFLPSLTNLTMRYCNQISTSLPRAPAMRSLHVDNCWKVEILEELMGCRESLESLEIYNSCHSLKSFPLDFFPYLKSLVIWGCENLESLTTSAPQTEGTLELLASLNSLCIWRCHNFVNFPHAGLPTPNLASLKVRYCSKLSSLPKQMHTLLPSLKELQVWSCPEIKSLPNGGLPINLKSFKIRDCDNLFARRLDWNMSCLASLEHFSVEGKCEDVESFPEEGLLPSTLTQLEIQGLSNLKTLDMKGLQNLTSLKKIQILDCCKLESLGEGGTLPLSAVDLDIWKCPLLKEQWQRENKPNISGNHGIWICDQYIEVDEQHDL; from the coding sequence ATGGTTTTGGAACTCGTTGGTGGAGCTTTTCTAGGAGCTGTGTTTAATGTACTGCTTGAAAGAATAGCTTCCCCTGAAGTACTCAGCTTCTTGAAGGGGAAGAAAATGAACAACAGGTTGCTGAAGAAGTTGAAGCTGATTTTGCTGTCAGTTCATGGAGTTCTTGATGATGCAGAGGGAAAGCAGATTACAAATCCAGCAGTGAAAGAATGGCTAGATGAGCTTAAAGATGCTGCATATGAAGCTGATGATTTGTTGGATGAGATATACACAAGATCTAAATATGGTGCTGCTGAGGTATGCAACTTTGACTTTAATTCTTGGAGCTCATTTGAGAATGAAGTTgaagaaaaaatggaggagatcATTGAGAAGTTAGAATTTATCGCGAAGCAGAAAGATTTCCTCGGTCTAACTGGGGATATAGGAGTCAAGATCCCACAGAAGACTCCCACAACATCTATAGTTGAAGGGTCTAATGTATATGGAAGAGATGATGATAAGGAGTTCATGATCAAGCTACTATTTGATGTTGAAAATGGTGATAacaagataggagtggttcctaTTGTTGGCATGGCCGGAATTGGAAAAACAACCTTGGCTCAACTTGTTTACAATGATGTTAGAGTGAAGGAACACTTTGATCTCAGAGCTTGGGTCTGTGTTTCTGAGGATTTTGACATATTCAAGATTACTGAAACACTTTTGGAGATTCTCACCATGTGCAATCATGCTATTAGAGATCTAGATTCGCTTCAAGTTGAACTGAAGAGGAGGTTGAAAGGGAAGAAGTATTTGTTCGTTTTGGATGATATGTGGAATGAAAACTATGATGATTGGGACATGTTGAGAAGTCTTCTTCAATATGGTGCTCATGGGAGTAAGATCATTGTGACTACAAGAAGCGAGCGAGTAGCATCAATCATGCAAACCATTCCATCATATCACTTGGGATATTTATCAGATGAAGATTGTTGGATGTTGTTCGCAAAGCATGCGTTTGATTATAGAAGCTCTGATACCTATAAAATCTTGGAAGGAATTGGTAAAAGCATTGCTAAGAAGTGTAAGGGGTTGCCTCTGGCTGCGAAAACATTAGGAGGTCTATTGCGCTCTAAAACAGATGTGAAAGAATGGGACAACATATTGAAGAATGAGATATGGGAGTTGTCAGATAGAAAGAGCAATATTCTTCCAGCTTTGAGATTGAGTTATTATTATCTCCCTTCACATTTAAAGCGATGTTTTGCTTACTGCTCAATCTTTCCTAAAGGGTACGAATTCGACAGAGAGGAGTTGATATTGTTATGGATGGCAGAGAATCTACTGAAAGAACCAAAAAGAAACAGAAGACTTGAAGAAGTTGGAGATGAGTACTTTCATGAATTGGTAGCAAGGTCATTTTTCCAACAATCAAGACATAATGGATCACTCTTTGTGATGCATGATCTTATCAATGACCTTGCTAAATACGTATCTGGAAAATTCTGCATCAGATTGGAAAACAACTTGGATGAAGATGCCGGGGAAAGGACTCGTCACTTGTCACAAATTATTGCAAATAGGTATCCATCTATAAACTTTGATGCTTTCCAAAAGGCAAGTGGTCTACACACTTTTTTGCAATTAAGCTTGGTGGATCCACCAATATGCCTTTTCAACAAGGTGCCAAAGGATCTGTTTATGAAGCTAAGGCGCTTGCGAGTGTTATCTTTGGTTGGTGCGCGTGGTAGTCTTAACGAATTGCTCCATTTCATTGCCAAACTCAGACATCTGAGATACTTGGATGTGTCACAAACTCAAATAAAGAAGTTGCCTGGTTCCATCTGTACTTTATACAACTTACAAACACTCAAGGCTGCAAGATGTCCTCATCTCACAGAATTGCCAAGGAATATGCATTGTCTAGTCAATTTAAGATACCTTGACATCTCGTTTTCTCGGCTAGAACGGATGCCATTGCACATGAGTAAACTAAAAAGCCTGCAAAAGTTGAGCAATTTCTTCGTGAGCAAGGAATCTGCTTCCTCGATTGGTGAATTAGGCGAACTATCACATCTAAGAGGTTCTTTGATGATTCAAAACATAAAGAATGTGGTTGATCCTAAAGATGCAATGAAAGCAAGTTTGAAGGACAAGAGGAATCTTGATAAGTTGACTTTTGATTGGGGAAGGTCTGCTGATACAGAAAATTCCCAGCATGAAAAGAACATACTCGAAAAGCTGCAGCCGAATACAAATTTGGAAGCCCTTGAAATTGTGCACTACACAGGTACTCAGTTTCCAACTTGGTTGGGAGATCCTTCATTCTTCCACCTAGTTTCTCTGTCACTTAATCATTGTAAATATTGCCACATATTGCCATCACTTGGACAGCTTCCATATCTTAAAGAACTACATATTTCAAAGTTTAAGGAGCTAGTTAGCATTGGACCTGAATTTTATGGAGTCAGTGGTTGCACAGGGAATCAACATTTTCCTTCTCTTGAAATTCTAACATTTTATGGCATGCCGGCGTGGGAGAAATGGATTCATGCAGGTGAAAGTGAAGGCTGCAAAGTTTTCCCTTGTCTCAGAGAGCTTCATTTGGAGGAATGTCCACAACTATCTGGTGATTTGCCTACTTTTCTTCCTTCTCTTACAAATCTTACCATGAGATACTGTAATCAGATTTCAACTTCACTCCCAAGAGCTCCGGCTATGCGATCATTACATGTTGATAActgttggaaagtagaaatcctaGAAGAACTAATGGGGTGCCGGGAATCACTTGAATCATTAGAGATATACAATAGCTGCCACTCTCTGAAGTCTTTCCCACTAGATTTCTTCCCCTATCTTAAGTCCTTGGTAATCTGGGGGTGTGAAAATCTAGAATCTCTAACTACTTCAGCGCCACAGACGGAGGGAACACTCGAGCTTCTAGCATCTCTAAATTCATTGTGCATATGGAGATGTCACAACTTTGTGAACTTTCCTCATGCAGGATTGCCTACACCCAACCTTGCTTCTTTGAAAGTTCGCTACTGCAGCAAGTTAAGTTCACTTCCTAAACAAATGCATACTCTTCTCCCAAGTTTAAAGGAACTCCAAGTTTGGAGTTGTCCAGAAATCAAGTCACTTCCAAATGGAGGTTTGCCAATTAATTTGAAGTCATTCAAGATTAGAGATTGTGACAACCTCTTTGCTCGCCGGCTGGACTGGAATATGTCGTGCTTGGCCTCGCTCGAGCACTTTTCAGTTGAGGGAAAATGTGAAGATGTTGAGTCCTTTCCAGAGGAAGGTTTGCTTCCTTCCACACTAACACAACTGGAGATTCAAGGTTTATCAAACCTTAAAACTTTGGATATGAAAGGGCTTCAAAACCTCACTTCTCTCAAGAAAATTCAGATCCTTGATTGTTGTAAGCTTGAGTCACTAGGAGAAGGAGGAACATTGCCTTTATCTGCAGTTGATCTTGATATTTGGAAGTGTCCTTTACTGAAAGAGCAGTGGCAGAGAGAGAACAAGCCCAACATTTCTGGCAACCATGGCATTTGGATCTGTGACCAATACATTGAAGTGGATGAGCAGCATGATTTGTAG